One Prunus dulcis chromosome 7, ALMONDv2, whole genome shotgun sequence DNA segment encodes these proteins:
- the LOC117636150 gene encoding MTOR-associated protein MEAK7 has protein sequence MGNSQSPSSHKDPRFASSSRAFSHTELEALKSLHASLAAQSQSNGPYVSPSVFKNYFGLHGPLGDRMFDLVTQQQRKDQKLTFEDLVIAKGIYEKGTKDEIEEFIYQLLDVSGDGIVGRSDLECVLVAMFDNAFNMDNSKHGSSAHHDTVNVFLNAAKFAKHDEGHAEESLSFEDFRTWCTLLPSVRKFLGSLLIPPNQGRPGSQVPRLLHLENIDPNMILLKKVYAWHIGGILPQHDLEEWKLLYHSSVNGLSFSTFLGNISKDKGPTVLIIKDKEGYVYGGYASQPWERHGDFYGDLKSFLFQLYPTASIFRPTGANTNLQWCAVNFSSASIPNGIGFGGKVNHFGLFLSATLDQGHTFSCTTFGSPCLSKTNRIYPEVIECWGVVTKVADEEKHDGGKGTVLERFKEDRHMLNMVGLANASE, from the exons atgggCAACTCTCAGTCACCGTCATCTCACAAAGATCCTCGCTTTGCTTCCTCCTCCAg AGCTTTTTCTCATACGGAACTCGAAGCTCTCAAGTCCCTGCACGCGTCCCTGGCTGCTCAATCTCAGAGCAACGGTCCATACGTCTCTCCCTCAGTTTTTAAG AATTATTTTGGACTTCATGGTCCTCTTGGAGATAGGATGTTCGACTTAGTTACCCAGCAGCAGCGCAAAGACCAAAAACTCACCTTCGAAGACCTCGTTATTGCCAAA GGGATTTATGAGAAGGGAACAAAAGATGAGATTGAAGAATTCATATATCAGTTATTAGACGTATCCGGGGATGGCATTGTGGGGAG GTCTGATCTGGAATGTGTTCTGGTGGCAATGTTTGACAACGCCTTCAATATGGACAACTCCAAACATGGATCAAGTGCACATCACGACACTGTGAATGTATTTCTTAATGCTGCAAAGTTTGCTAAGCATGACGAAGGACATGCCGAAGAAAGTTTGTCTTTTGAAGATTTCAGAACTTGGTGTACTCTTCTTCCATCTGTCAGGAAGTTCCTTGGAAGCTTATTGATACCGCCTAATCAAG GAAGACCAGGTTCTCAGGTTCCTCGATTATTGCATTTGGAAAACATCGATCCTAATATGATTCTATTAAAGAAGGTGTATGCTTGGCATATAGGAGGAATCCTTCCGCAGCATGATCTGGAGGAATGGAAACTTTTATACCATAGTTCTGTAAATGGTCTGAGCTTTAGCACATTTTTGGGCAACATATC AAAGGATAAGGGGCCGACTGTACTCATTATCAAGGACAAAGAAGGTTATGTATATGGAGGTTATGCTTCGCAGCCATGGGAGAGGCATGGTGATTTCTATGGAGATTTGAAGTCATTTCTTTTCCAATTGTATCCCACAGCATCTATATTCAGGCCTACTGGAGCAAACACTAATCTACAGTGG TGTGCTGTGAATTTCAGTTCAGCAAGCATCCCAAATGGTATCGGTTTTGGAGGAAAAGTGAATCACTTTGGCCTTTTCCTTTCAGCCACATTAGATCAGGGGCACACTTTCTCCTGTACCACATTTGGTTCCCCTTGCCTCTCCAAGACCAACCGAATATACCCAGAAGTGATAGAATGCTGGGGAGTGGTTACTAAAGTAGCAGACGAAGAAAAACATGACGGCGGAAAAGGTACTGTATTGGAGAGATTTAAGGAGGACCGTCATATGCTCAACATGGTTGGTCTCGCAAATGCAAGTGAGTAA
- the LOC117633461 gene encoding 40S ribosomal protein S17-2-like, with protein MGRVRTKTVKKSSRQVIERYYSRMTLDFHINKKILEEVAIIPSKRLRNKIAGFSTHLMKRIQKGPVRGISLKLQEEERERRMDYVPEKSAIKTDEIEVDKETIDMLSALGMGDMPGLKRVDPASLQPQQLGFGRGGPRRY; from the coding sequence ATGGGCCGCGTCCGTACAAAGACCGTGAAGAAATCCTCGCGCCAAGTGATTGAGCGATACTACTCGCGCATGACTCTGGACTTCCACATCAACAAGAAGATCCTGGAGGAGGTGGCCATCATCCCCTCCAAGAGGCTCCGCAACAAGATTGCCGGGTTCTCGACCCATTTGATGAAGCGGATCCAGAAGGGCCCGGTTCGCGGCATCTCCTTGAAGCTCCAGGAGGAGGAGCGCGAGCGCCGCATGGACTACGTCCCCGAGAAGTCCGCTATCAAGACTGACGAGATCGAGGTCGACAAGGAGACGATCGACATGCTCTCTGCTCTCGGCATGGGTGATATGCCCGGCCTCAAGCGGGTCGACCCGGCTTCTCTTCAGCCCCAGCAGCTCGGGTTCGGGCGCGGCGGGCCCAGGAGGTACTGA
- the LOC117635979 gene encoding secoisolariciresinol dehydrogenase-like: MSSSSSLAPSPKRLEGKVAIITGGASGIGESTVRLFVQHGAKVIIADVQDELSLSLCKELDPDEESVCYTRCDVKFESDVKNVVDLALSKYGKLDIMYNNAGIPGNLEPTILSAGAENFKQVFDVNVYGAFLGAKHAARAMIPAKKGVILFTSSVASASCGESPHAYTMSKHAVVGLMKSLCVELGQHGIRVNCISPCAMATPLLRNVMGMERDAVEELICAAAVLKGAVPRAEDVAEAAVYLASEESKFVNGLNLLVDGGYSTTNQSFSMVLRNLMSSNQVL, encoded by the exons ATGAGCAGCTCTTCCTCTTTAGCTCCGAGTCCCAAAAG GTTGGAAGGCAAAGTGGCAATAATCACTGGAGGAGCTAGCGGCATTGGAGAGAGCACTGTAAGATTGTTTGTCCAGCATGGTGCCAAAGTCATCATAGCCGATGTCCAAGACGAACTTTCTCTGTCCCTCTGCAAAGAACTTGACCCGGATGAAGAATCCGTTTGCTACACCCGTTGCGATGTCAAGTTTGAATCTGATGTGAAAAATGTAGTGGATTTGGCTCTGTCCAAGTATGGCAAGCTTGACATCATGTACAACAATGCCGGCATACCGGGCAACTTGGAGCCAACAATTTTAAGCGCTGGTGCCGAAAACTTCAAACAAGTGTTTGATGTGAATGTGTACGGAGCTTTCTTGGGCGCCAAGCATGCTGCTAGGGCTATGATCCCTGCCAAGAAAGGTGTCATTTTGTTCACTTCAAGCGTAGCATCCGCGAGCTGCGGTGAGTCTCCACACGCTTACACCATGTCGAAGCATGCGGTGGTGGGACTTATGAAGAGCTTGTGTGTGGAGCTGGGGCAGCATGGGATCAGAGTCAACTGCATTTCTCCATGTGCCATGGCAACTCCATTGCTAAGAAATGTTATGGGGATGGAGAGAGATGCGGTGGAGGAGCTGATTTGTGCTGCGGCGGTGTTGAAAGGGGCGGTGCCTAGGGCAGAGGATGTGGCGGAAGCTGCGGTGTACTTGGCAAGTGAGGAGTCTAAGTTTGTAAATGGACTGAACCTTCTTGTGGATGGAGGTTATAGCACCACTAATCAATCTTTTAGTATggttttgagaaatttgatgTCCTCAAACCAAGTTTTGTAA
- the LOC117635639 gene encoding secoisolariciresinol dehydrogenase-like has protein sequence MAFYSVLSAVTRRLEGKVALITGGASGIGECTAKIFAQHGAKIVIADVQDDLGHSVRESIGPTDCTFVHCDVTDEAQIKNAVHKAVATYGKLDIMFNNAGIVDDNKARIIDNEKADFERILSVNVTGVFLGIKHAAQVMIPARAGSIISTASISSYVGGAASHAYCCSKHAVNGLTKNAAVELGQFGIRVNCLSPYALVTPLARKFVGLEDEEMENTMSALANLKGVTLKAVDVANAALYLASDEARYISGHNLLIDGAFSIVNPCFQMFQYPPEH, from the exons ATGGCATTCTACTCAGTACTCTCTGCAGTCACAAGAAG GCTTGAGGGAAAGGTGGCTCTGATAACTGGAGGAGCAAGTGGCATTGGAGAATGCACAGCGAAAATCTTTGCTCAGCATGGGGCCAAAATCGTCATTGCAGATGTCCAAGATGATCTGGGCCATTCAGTCCGGGAATCCATAGGCCCAACAGACTGCACATTCGTCCACTGTGATGTGACAGACGAAgcccaaataaaaaatgcagTGCACAAGGCTGTTGCTACATATGGGAAGCTAGACATCATGTTCAACAATGCAGGCATAGTTGATGACAACAAGGCACGCATAATCGACAATGAAAAGGCCGATTTCGAGCGCATACTTAGCGTCAACGTCACCGGAGTTTTCCTCGGGATAAAGCATGCTGCGCAGGTCATGATCCCGGCACGAGCGGGCAGCATTATTTCAACTGCTAGCATAAGTTCATATGTTGGTGGTGCAGCCTCACATGCCTATTGTTGCTCAAAGCATGCCGTGAATGGCCTGACTAAAAATGCAGCTGTTGAGCTAGGCCAGTTCGGGATCAGAGTGAACTGTTTGTCGccctatgcgctcgtgacgCCTTTGGCTAGGAAATTTGTTGGGCTTGAGGATGAGGAGATGGAGAATACGATGAGCGCATTGGCTAACTTGAAGGGTGTGACACTTAAGGCAGTAGATGTGGCAAATGCAGCTCTTTATTTGGCAAGTGATGAAGCTAGGTACATAAGCGGGCATAATCTTTTAATAGATGGGGCTTTCAGCATAGTTAATCCTTGCTTCCAGATGTTTCAATACCCCCCAGAGCATTGA